The Solea senegalensis isolate Sse05_10M linkage group LG14, IFAPA_SoseM_1, whole genome shotgun sequence genomic sequence ggaggaggaagaggaggaggatgaaggtcagtgaagtgaagtgtcCACGTCAGACTTAGACACACAAAAGAACTGCAGCGCGTGCACTTATTATTTCACACGTGAAAACTCAAAAGTAAGAATTAAATCTGAGGAAAATGAATTAATCATCTACAACAGTTGCAAAGATGACTCCGCCCCTTCACAACTTTGATAAACCATTTGACTGTTATTCTgcagaaacactgattttaacTAAAGCGTCACATTCATCCAGGGCTTTATACTGTTTTATCGTGATGACATcattactatatatatatatatatatatatattccttaataaactaaaacaaaagcaTACAATTAAAGCTATAATGTTGTGTCACTTATTACAGAAAGGTTGTAAACAATGGAAAAGCGTTTGAATGCATCAGCATGAACCCGCATGAACACGCAGAGCGGGTTTGACCCGCATTTACCCTGAGGATAAAAAAACGCAGatttcatctcacacacacaaacagtagaATGTGGATTCTTGtggtttagtgttttatttttttttcccatttctgTACTTGTTTCCtttgataaaatgaaaagaaactattccataataataataataataataataatagtatattTTCTCATTGTGGTTTTAGACTCTGCAGATGATCACAATAATTGTCCCAGGGATTGAAACGCCTTCATGTTGCGGGAAATGTGGGATTATTTGAGTCCGTGCTGCGTCTCCTTGTGTCTCCTCAGGTCCACCTTCCTCTGGAAACCTTTGCCGCACAGGTCACAGCCGAACGGTTTGTACCCCGTGTGTTTCCTGCTGTGCGTAATGAGGTTCGAGCTCTGGCTGAAAGCTTTGCCGCAAACCTGGCACTTGTGCGGCTTCTCACCtgaattcaaaatgacacagaaacGCTGTTGTGAAACACTTtcacagtgtccacacacaccatTTATTTACAATCTATTTATTTCTGCTCGTGCCAACAAAAACGGTTTGAACCTTTTTTAATcttgttattatttctttaaacatttaactttaattaaCTTTAATATTGAATTGATATAAagaacaatataataatataatgtcgTGATTATTTTATAATAGTTACAGTTTGAGGTTACATGATCAATCCTATGAATGATCTCGTGACAGACAGACTTTGGAAACCACGTGCTCCTCCACAATCACAGCGGTGATTTTAAcatcttattttgtgacttcagtgtttgaaatgacaaaatgaccTCACGAGGCAGCAGATGATGTTCTACTTACATTATGGATATTATGGATTCAGTGTTGACATGTGTCACGTGTATATCAATGACCACTTGTCATACCTGTGTGGATGAACGTGTGCTTCTTCATGTCAGATTTCTGGTGGAATCTCTTCCCGCAGAACTGACACGGGTACGGCCGAGTGTCGGTGTGAATGAGCAGGTGTGTGGACAGAGTGGAGGAGCGCTTGAAACTTTTACCGCAGATTTTGCAGTCGAAACTTCTCTCCTGGAAGTAAacaacgaaagaaagaaagaaagaaagaaagaaagaaagaacgtgAGTGGGTAAACTTCAGGTTTcctgtgacagtgacaggaaGAAGAGAATGGTGTGAAGAGCCGGgggtaaagtaaagtaaagataCCTGCGAGTGCACGACTTTGTGCTGCTCCAAACTCACTGCGTGACCGAAGGTTTTGCCGCATATTTCGCACGCAAACGGCCTCGTGCCGCTGTGTGATCTGCGGACATGAACTTCCAAACCGTGCGGAGTCGAAAacacctggaaaaaaacaacatctgtgtCGTTAATTTTGTCGTTTTTGTGGTTCACCtccacatgtctgtctgtctatctgtctgtctgtctgtctatgtttTTCATATATCATAAGtacaactttctttctttctttctttctttctttctttctttctttctttccttcctgtcgATTACATTTGCATAGTGTCCATCTTTTGACCTCTGCACGTGCCTGTTGACCCCTCACCCCTCACCTTGCTGCACTTGATGCACTTGTAAACTCCACTCAGCATCAGACTGGGGCACAGCAGCTCAGTCTGAGTCTTCACTCTGCAGCCGCTCTGGTTCAGGCCTCGGTCTGGAAACAGCAGagcggcagctgctgctgcggcggcggcCTGTCTCCTCCTGAAGTCTCCTCCATAcacctccttctcctgctcctgctgctgctgctgctgctgctgctcctgctgctccctcATGAAGTGCTCGGCAGAGAACAGAGCAGCACTCTGACGCTCTCTGAAAAACGTTGCCATCACTGCTGCGGCTGCTGTCGGGCTTCTTCTGTCCGCCAAAGCCTCCTGCAGCCCGGTCTCCAGCAGACTGTGTTGCAGGACCAGAGGCgcaggaagagaaggaggactGGGAGTTCTTCTCCTGAGGCCTGGCCGCTCCTCCACGAAGCTGCTCCACGCGTAAGGCCGGAACAAGGGAACTGTGAATGACTGAGTGTCTTCAGTCAGAGGAGACAGACTGTTCAGAGTCAGCTGAGGAGACaaagacggtgtgtgtgtgtgtgtgtgtgcgtgtgtacgcCCCTGTGCCCgcggggtcaatttagagtgtccacttaacaATGGCCAaaggggattgggtaccttgctcaggggcccCTTAGCCCTTAAGCTGGTCTCGAACCAGCAACTCACCGGTCAGAAGCccagttaattaaaaacaaaaaagaacacgGAGAGGAATATAGAAAATAAGGGGAAATGAAGGAACCTATGAGACATAAATCTATGaatgattttaatgtgtgattttattttatttccgtgtacatgtatttgtattttctctatttcattgctttttagctttttattgcttgtttcccattattgtaattaagttaaaataaaaatagatttacATTtggcaattattattattattattattattgttatcattattattattgttgttgtcttgaATGTAAATGCGGattatctctcgctctctgtcactccctctccctgtgtgtgtgtgtgtgtgtgtgtgtgtgtgcagttttttCTATATCAGGATAAATGCGGGTAAAACCCGCTCCGTGTGTTCATGTGGGTTCATGCTGATGCATTCAAACGAAATTCCtcaataactgtgtgtgtgtgtgtgtgtgtgtgtttacccgGTGACGCAGATGGAGACGGAGGCCTCCAGAAATCCTCGTAGTCCGGGGAAGCAGCGCACTCACTGCTGCCGCAGCTGAGCGGAGACAGCGGGGAAAAGTCCTGCGAGAAGCCGCAGCTGTCTGCAGTCATGTCAGTGTCAGCCGGGAGTTTCTCCGCCTCTGTGAGGACACGCGCGACACACGAAAGGTCATGGTGTGTTTAGAGAAAACAACCATCCCTGCACAGCTGTAGTGTTCTATAATGATCATTACAATGAAATGTGCATTTGGTTAAAATCACACTTTAATGAATAAATTGCACTTTCTTTGGCTTTTTCGTTGTAAACCGTTTGAATCTATAATTTACAAATATCTTACAACGAAAAACAAGCGATTCAGTTTCataattttttacatttaacaatttatttacAATAGATTTTTCCCAGTAcaataatgtttaattaaaactataaaaacatctgttttcatCCTCAGTAAAatagacacataaacacataaattaCTGTCagagaactaaatcatttactttagtgtgtgatgttaaaacccGACGCATTTCCACGCTGCTGTTCTGATGTCATGAATATGTTTTTGCGCACATACCTGAGCAGATGTGCGCCAGAATCGAGTCCAGTCTGCTGCTGTAGTCTTCCTCTAAGTTGCGGGGCTGGTGGTAACTGTGCGCCCTCTTACTCTTCACCAAGAAGGAGCGAGGCATTTCTAATCCgatcacagagcagagaaacaagtGCAGGACCAGCAAAAGAAGATCCAGCTGAGAGAGTCCGTGTCTGAGTCCTGATCTGCTAGTTGTAGTGTTagtggtgaggaggaggaggaggaggaggagggtccTTGTTTTTAACAAGAGTTGCAACAAGATGACAGCGGAGCATGCGCTGGCCAGAATACACGCTCCGCCCCCTGGTCTTGTCTGCCAGGTGTTGCccgggcagacagacagacagacagacaggcaggcaggtgTCAGTGTGCAGTCGGACGAGGCCCCGCCTACTTTAGCTGATGAGGAGAAGAGACACTTGAAAGACAGTAAATGCACTCATGCACTCatttcagaaacacacacacacacacacacacacgtccatgCATCCTTCTAAGGACACTCAGCCATAATGACTtccctaacctttaacctcaaccttattataagaaaaaaacccaggtCTAAACTATGTAATCGTTTTTGTAAAATGTCCTGAATGTTATATATTCTTGTGACTCTTATCACTCTGATAATCCCACATTTCACTCCTCTGCTCAAACTTAAACCAATAACTCGGACCAATCTCAGTCTTCAAACCTGATTCTAAAATGTATGACGCCACACAAGCAGTGCTTcttttactgttattgttaACATGAAACTTTATAACTATAATATATAACTTTATAACAATGGATAAACGTTTgcgttcatgtttttttttctccgacTTCTCAGGGGCGACACCAGCTTTGAGTTCCGAGTTCCAAGGTAAATGGAATGCAACGTTACATATATCTCATGACTGATGGAGGGAAGGCAGTAAAGTGAGACAACGGTGAATATTGAAAGAGAATGAGACCCTGGACAcagacatagagacaaacaaccatccacgctgatgtccaaacacacacacacacacacacacgcacacacacacacacacacacacgcacacacacacacacaggtctgtagTAATCAGAACACTACTGCAGATGTAGTTCCTTATCAACCTTATCAAGACAGAtttgagagagaggaggaaacacgGAGGCACCACAGGGAGCCTGCTGCTCTGAGCCTGATACTCATACAGTGATAAAGTGAGAGGAACGAGAACATTTACAATCATTCTGACCGAAGTTAAtacataactgtgtgtgtatgtaaatttaaaaacatgcattgaCTCTTAGCATCTCCATCAGTGCAGTTTCAGGCTTATAGAAGAGGAAATGATAAACATGAGCAAACGTGACATGAAATGTATGGGTTGTTGAGAAAAGATGCATACACACGATaaagccttttatattttaatatttaatatattttaataaaataataaagactAAATGTATCTTGATTAAATCCATGATActattgtgattatttattttaaatgtctctaaaacacactgaaatcacCTTTGGTTAGAGtaattgttatattattattattattattattattgttactttgCTTCCAGTTAAATAATGCACAACAACAGATCATTAATGAATTGatttcacaaagcaaaatgcatcacattttCTCATCTTCTGTACATAACTTCTCTGCAGAAGAACAACAATTCTTATACCAAAAAGTTTTCAAGTCACTCACGTGAAATATtaacaatcataataatgatcatCATAATGAAATAGTGGGAGCTTTTTAATTGTGACACAATAACATAAAGTCCCATCTGTAAATAACACTTTTCCTTTTTggtaaaaatgtatgaaaatctccatcatttaaaaaaagggaccATTAGGCTTAATGTGACAGACACTGCGCGTGATCACGCCTGCGGTCTTcatacacacgcgcacacacacaccattacgCACAGAACAATAGAATCAGAGGCTCGTGCAGAGAACACAGTCCAGGTGTCTTTGAATCTATTATCCACCTGCAGCTGCATACATAcacgcgcgcgtgtgtgtgtgtgtgtgtgtgtgtgtgtgaaacataaTGTGGATTGAAGAGTTTCTTTTGAAACCACGTGTTTTTTGGATCATTGATTCCACGTCATCAAATCACTTCAGAAGTCTCAGTCTGTGGTTGCTCAGTGTGATGGAGCCTGCAGGTCTCACTGAGAGAAGAACAGGAAATCAAAGCGCCACATGCGCTGCCTCGATTAGACGCAGCTCGGCCGCGGCATCCGGACACGTGTGTCCGCAAAGATACACGCGCCGATAATAGCAGAGGTAGGTAGATagagagaggtggaggggggCGGGGTGAAGGAAGGTCCAGTGCCGGCCCGAGTCTTCATGGGCCCCTCCTCCCACCACAGAGACTCGTGCCCCGAGTTGAGAGTGGGCTGAAACAGCCACGCGCGCAATGACACAGAATAACGCAGTGTCAGGGTACCACCTACAGGGGGCAACCATTAGTTTGCTGTTGAGTCGAAAATCTGATCATatctaatggcacttttccactatacagtctGGCACGGCATGGTCCGGCTCGACTCATTACTACAgtcccgcacacacacacacacacacacacacactagtacACCAAAAGCCAGATGAGGACCCCAATGTCCGTCTTTGCTCAGGACCCCCAGAGACCCCAGAAACTGCTACAGTGTCactcctggtgtgtgtgtgtgtgtgtgtgtgtgtttgaacttgcactttcacattcaaagtgtgtggtgatactgaatttgaattgaaacaTAACAACATACTGCACGTCAGCTGTAAACTATAGTAAAGCAGTTCAATGGCAGATTAACATATTTCGTTCACGCACTCTGCAGATTTCTTTTCTGTGAGTGCGGACTTCGGGTGAaattttattttagtaaaaTACTTCATGTGTGAAAACACCAAATGACTCATCTCCTTCCACATGACACCGCCCACTGCAGCGTCTGATGTTAACGCCTGTCGTCATGGTCACAAGTCAGGCTGCAAGTATCAATCACTCGCCGGTTATTTTGATAAAAGCAATCAGTTAGACAGAAGTTGttagatttttctttgtttctctttgatcAGGAAACCAATACAATCTTGCAAAAGACAAGAccatattatgatatttaaagaccaaattaaaatgaaaattattGACAGATGAACAGATGATTAAAGTAATAGCAATCGCAGCTCCCGTGatcattaattaacattttcccAGCACATTTAAATAGAATTGGATTGAATTTCGAATGCAACAGCTTCATTTTTAGTACTCTGCACCCAAGCATTAACTTGttaaccataaccttaacctaaccacaatccACATCTTAACCCCAACTTCAGCTACTGACTCAGAAATGAGCTTTTGCCTCATTAAGAACAGGTTTTGGTCccgtgtttatgccagaaaaggtcagaaagaggtaacaaatacatgcacacacaccacaagtGGTTTGTTGAGGTTTTACAACCAGCTTGTGAAAATTTGAATAAACAGTAACTGACTTTCACTTCATCATATCTgcaagaactaaaaaaaaaaaaaatcactgcaatacaaaccaacacaaaaatgacaaccattgttatttttaaataataatttatacatatatatatatgttaataaCACAGACCTGGTAAGTGTGAAGGAGCCTGATGAGaattcaaaatgtgattttttttcagcatgTAATGATCAGAGGACGAGACTGACATCTGAAAAACCGCGAGAAATCACTTCCTGAGTCAGATCTAAGCAGAGGATCTTGACAGAGGAAGGTGGTGCGACGTCCCACGGTCCTGTGAAGGACTGAAGACACAGCAGACACGCAGAGAGAGTTAATCCaacctttttattattacatcaTACGTTATTGTCCCAGTCgctcacacatgaacacacatacagtttgtgtgagtgtccaCGATATGACCACTGCTCCATAGtgttgtcatgtgtgtgtgtgtgtgtctgaatgcaCCACAGACTCCAAAGTGCCACAAACATGTTTCTCTCCCATTCAAAGCAACAACATTCTGCTGATCGTCCTCCACTCACGACAGGAGTACGTGTTCATGTACGGTCTCACACATTGGTGGAACAGGCCTGTGGAAGAAGATGATGCTGACGGACAAACACTTTGGCTCGACACCCTGATTCTTCCCCACCTTGTGTTTCACTTTTCTACACTGACCCATGTTTGTGATACACAAAACATGAGATTTTGAAAAATCAAGTTGCAATGCGGTCACAAAAAAACCCCCGCTAAGACAGGAAATACATCTGTCCCCTTATGTGTTCATTGTTCatgttaaaggtgcagtaagCAGGATTTTGTTTTTCGTAACGCTCCACCTGTGTTTGTGAGATGGTACTGCATGTGTGGAATTactgaagcagctgctgcttgtCAGAAGTGGAGTGTTCCACAGTGTTCCACAGTGTTCCACAGTGTTCCACAGTGTtccacttgtgtttgttttacagtaaatcGTAGTCGTACACAAAGTACCGTTTCATTTTGACACATTGACATGACGCTACACTGTTTACGAGCGCcaaatgtttgtgtaaaacattGATATTGACTGATATTGTAACCAATGGCTTTTGGAATGTTTTTAACTGAAAAGAGAACATGgacatttcaaaattaaaactAGTGTTAGGTAACACTTTTGTCACCATCAATCAGTAATTCCATAATAATTCAGGAAAAGGCTCTTCAGTAGCAGTACGGACTGTGTAGAACTACAGAAGAAGCATCtgtgttagtgtttgtttggtcaAAATGACGAGAAACATAATCATTAACTTGAAATGTCATCATTACAGTGTGGGTAGACAGTACTTACATAAAAAGCCTATCAGACAATAAAGTGGATTATTCCAATAGTCGATTcatctgttgaatattttcctTTCTAGTGGTTATGATTATTTTGTCAGTAAAATGAAAACGAGGGTATAAAACGTCCTAATCAAGTATCTCGTGGACGAACcgcaacatgtttacatttaaggaGATTGaacgagagaaaaaaactccactccaaatgaatgaaaaggttGAGCTTATCAAAATTTAGAAACTGATTATTTAATAAACACAACTCAATACGTGTTAGTATGATTTCTCTGATTACTGCCGTGGTTGAAGCACATGCTCCTCCTCTGGTGGGAGGAGTTTGGTGTTCCTGCCTACTGCAACTTTAACTGtgcctcctccttcctctcatACACAGGATTTGTCTTCATAACTAACCTTTATGTCCCTTTGTTTTGTGAAGTGTACAATATATTCTAAAAGTCAGATATGCAACAGATACAAGTATTCAAGTTCAAAAGGAATAAAAACGAAATAAACCGtaataacaaacatttacatatcTACAAATATCCAGACGTCACATGGAGCTTGTGATACACCAGCCCCAGTGAAAAGGCATGCGGCGAGCGCTAAGGCCAAAGCAGTTGTCATTACCCACAAGTCCACACTGGCCGACTCAAGTGGCTTTGACTAAACTTATCCacacaatacaatatatatatgatgtaaaTTATatctataaatgtatttatttatatttatgtacagTGGGCTGCACAACATCTGAGACCATCATTGTACCTGAAGAGGAACTCTTGCCCCACTGtgtttatgtacacacacacacacatgcacacacacacacacacacactagggctgtcacttttttcagATATTTGTTAGAGATTGGGGGCAAAGTTCAAAACCTTAAAAACCCGTTTGAGTTGATCATGTACAGCCTATAAGCTCATCAATCCATCggtaaaagacaaagacagtttatggtttgttgtgttgctgtaaatggaggaaacaaacaaaagcactggTTTCTACACTGTAGACGGAAAAGTGAGGACACACTCACCCAAATGTTGCTTTGCTGTTGGCTCCGCCCAAGTCAGCTGACGGGGGAGGCGTCGGAAACAAGCAGCATTAGCAATTAGCGagttataatagtaataataagagtaataataaataacgtCCTCACACTTTTGTGCGTCTCACGCGCGTTGTGAAACATTTGTtcagaaaaagtgacagccctcacacacacacacacacacacacactgaggaacaccatgtttttttgatgttgactttctttaaaaaaaaattctcaaaaatataaaaaccacATCCacgaagtgtgtgtgtgtgtgtgtgtgtgtgtgtgtgtgtgtgtgcgcctcttTCTCTCCATTGTACCAACGCGGTGGTGGAGAAGGGGgtgtggtctctctctctctctctcttcctcctctggtcTACTGAGTTGTTCCACATTAGTTAATCCTCTGATAATCTTGCACTGCCCtcaggaagaaaacaaaaataaagaaagaaaaactacatTCACATGAGTGAGTGATTCTCACGATATGAAATGTTGCTGCGTTTTCCTTCTGTAGACTGTTGACCACCTGTGGCCGGTCACACGGCTGTAGTCTTGTGGCTGCTGCTCTGAGGCACAGAGAGGCGCAGTGCCTcgctgtcctcttcctcctcctcctcctcctcctcctcatcgctATCCGTGTCCCTGAGGTTGGGACGCAGGCGGATGCGGccactgctcctctgctgcGTCTCCTGGAGGGCGGGCACCTTGATTCCCTCCTCGTCTGAAGACTGGTACGACTCGTTGTCCCCCACATAGTGATTGACGATGTGGATGCCGTCAAAAGTGGGCTGACTGGATAGAACTCTCTGCCCTTTTAAGCAGCAGATCTGTGGGAGGAGGCAAGACAGAAAAAAGTTCAAACAAACGAAGCCCTAGGGATGTCCCAATActactttttcacttccgataccgatattgcagccttgagtattggccgagaacgatccgatacgatatcagcgCGATTCATTACAgttaattacatattttgtagtgtggaatgttagaataggcttgatcaagtgatattacttagacagagaacaatagtcagcaacagtaggttTGAggaaaactgacccatttattacgAACCGATGAGTTAGATGCATTTTAACCTTCAACggaagaatattggatttttagccatgttaatttcatacagtctatggttaatttcaccAGGAGGAAAGAACCAAGTgttaatgggggtgttttcagagcacccgtgtttcacaggtaacagcgtgtcttcaaagaacaccccccttgttttcactattttggattagcccaacccacacagggtgagtgactcgtcccgcaggtaaTCCCAGAGCCCGGGgaccggccccgcagacgtacttagctccgAGTGTGgcgcttcaggacacatttaaaaacacacaaagctcttggcatggctggtttttggggtataatgaACAAACGGAGGCtattgaaagtcgacaggtggcgctggtttatgaaataatgttgtgttagcagctcgcctcaggataagctagcgtggtgctaacGGCTAGTTCACGCTCGTTGTGGGGCTTTGTAGCCTCTGATTTGAAATAgtagcagcacacacacactgttgttgtgatcatgtgggctttacatgcatccaacacgcagtGCCCACGTCATCACAACGGGCGctgctggagcggaatggactgcTTATATCGGACCGACATCCAATATcagatcgggacatccctacaAAGCACACGCGTGTCATttgtcatgaaaacatgacataacATGTCATTGTAGAActcagaaaatcagtgatattTCTGTTTCGTCACCAgcacaaatgaaatgtgatgttttttgaagtgtggttgcatgaggtaCTACCACAGTCAGCAACGACTACAATATGCCAAGAAGCAGTTTGAGAAACAGATGTTGTCTGACGGATATTTAATTAACGGGAGGCTAACCTAATTAGTAAATCAGACCttacattacatcacagcacagaggagtttATTTATACACTGCTGCCCCCATCAGTCACAAACTTGACCAAACGAGGCAGTCTCAGCAGAACAGCAGCTGCTTTTATTTCTGTGGaccttggtgtgggagagtgggtgAATGTTTTAGTTTACTGTTGTCCAactgtgagacaaagcagtgaaaCCTATTTGTTGGATATCATAGACTGAAGCTGACACAGAGTTTACTGGGTGAGcgttttgttaagtggctaaaagaTGTTATTCCTTGTGCCCCTGCTGGTCGCCATCTTGATGCgagtgcctcatacaaccacactttaaaaaacctTAACTATGCTCTGAACAAATGGACACACTGGCAGCGAATTGAgcaatgagaaaaacaaacaaacaaacaaccagt encodes the following:
- the LOC122781193 gene encoding zinc finger protein Gfi-1-like → MPRSFLVKSKRAHSYHQPRNLEEDYSSRLDSILAHICSEAEKLPADTDMTADSCGFSQDFSPLSPLSCGSSECAASPDYEDFWRPPSPSASPDTQSFTVPLFRPYAWSSFVEERPGLRRRTPSPPSLPAPLVLQHSLLETGLQEALADRRSPTAAAAVMATFFRERQSAALFSAEHFMREQQEQQQQQQQQEQEKEVYGGDFRRRQAAAAAAAAALLFPDRGLNQSGCRVKTQTELLCPSLMLSGVYKCIKCSKVFSTPHGLEVHVRRSHSGTRPFACEICGKTFGHAVSLEQHKVVHSQERSFDCKICGKSFKRSSTLSTHLLIHTDTRPYPCQFCGKRFHQKSDMKKHTFIHTGEKPHKCQVCGKAFSQSSNLITHSRKHTGYKPFGCDLCGKGFQRKVDLRRHKETQHGLK